A window from Fibrobacter sp. UWB11 encodes these proteins:
- a CDS encoding DUF2934 domain-containing protein, protein MRRYENIGFCPKNVSNDFSNGIRGICHDENYWYIAQGPSIKAVPVNSLDKNLNYVEKFDKFVVCPIFRDNNQKLISFYKYGRANSSTPLGIKVEGVCFGDIDCYKGYIFAPITSVNNYNTQILIISTKTFDCVSCEILYKKDSTPFQKLNWCAVNPLDECLYVSDAYVSTSFDGPSSPVLAFKINFNNIERRSGTVFSCVNRNGIKLERKVKLNSEERVPYILDAEVRGGCFDPFDTLYLSTNSNQDDYIRNKAYYLWLEKGRPIQSIAASKKDWLDANSQIEDATEAGRPEREGITAFELDRVDISTNEQHIRETAYYIWVAKGRPYQSEEERKKDWTKAIRQVKDTVRSGISKSDGAAFSAVAFVKAGMTKYTDDSIIDFSFDDSNLEEPAGITYWDLRRYSKENEFGNTWNDGCLHALKLKNKNTTSTSFSLQNYVLRNLETTSVVLNYKPNLLTIERNIASNRYFIMCQSEPIKEFATYDEASTALQILKKYKSIILMGRCASNEEEYDLCYDVLYERVAGQSEIKNVKFESVHFDSFHVDNLHNVVENKWKSDYEVVLELNDYAKFKESYQRIALPVHNTSVGSLIEDIIANHSNYTIENGGRLNYIKSSSKRQRDTLYWFD, encoded by the coding sequence ATGCGTAGATATGAAAATATTGGATTTTGTCCCAAAAATGTAAGCAATGACTTCAGCAATGGTATTCGTGGAATTTGCCATGATGAAAATTATTGGTATATAGCTCAAGGCCCATCTATAAAAGCTGTTCCGGTAAATAGTTTGGACAAGAATTTAAATTATGTCGAAAAATTTGATAAATTTGTAGTTTGTCCTATTTTCCGCGATAATAATCAAAAACTTATTTCTTTTTATAAATATGGTAGGGCGAATTCATCAACTCCGTTAGGAATAAAGGTTGAAGGAGTTTGTTTTGGTGATATTGATTGCTACAAAGGTTATATATTCGCCCCTATTACCTCAGTAAATAATTATAATACACAAATCCTGATTATTTCGACAAAGACTTTTGATTGTGTATCATGCGAGATTTTGTACAAAAAAGATTCTACTCCGTTCCAAAAATTGAATTGGTGTGCTGTAAACCCTTTGGATGAGTGTCTATACGTAAGTGATGCTTATGTATCCACTTCTTTTGATGGACCGAGTTCGCCTGTTTTGGCTTTTAAAATAAATTTCAATAATATAGAGAGACGGTCTGGTACAGTTTTTTCTTGTGTTAATAGAAATGGGATAAAACTTGAACGGAAAGTTAAACTCAATTCAGAAGAAAGAGTGCCTTACATTTTAGATGCTGAAGTACGAGGCGGGTGTTTTGATCCGTTTGATACCTTGTATTTGAGTACGAATTCTAATCAGGATGATTATATTCGAAATAAGGCTTATTATTTATGGCTTGAAAAAGGTCGTCCGATTCAATCTATAGCTGCAAGTAAAAAAGATTGGCTTGATGCAAATTCTCAAATTGAAGATGCTACGGAAGCAGGCCGGCCTGAACGTGAAGGGATAACAGCTTTTGAGTTAGATAGGGTTGACATTTCTACGAATGAACAGCATATTCGTGAAACAGCCTATTATATATGGGTTGCGAAGGGACGTCCTTATCAATCTGAAGAGGAAAGAAAAAAAGATTGGACGAAAGCTATAAGACAGGTAAAAGATACAGTTCGATCGGGGATTTCTAAATCAGATGGTGCTGCCTTTTCTGCCGTTGCTTTTGTGAAAGCGGGCATGACTAAGTATACGGATGATAGTATAATAGACTTTTCTTTTGATGATAGTAATTTGGAAGAACCTGCTGGAATCACTTATTGGGATTTGAGGCGTTATTCGAAAGAAAATGAGTTTGGTAATACTTGGAATGATGGATGCCTGCATGCATTGAAACTGAAAAATAAAAACACTACATCAACTTCATTCTCTTTGCAAAATTATGTTTTGAGGAATCTAGAAACAACATCTGTAGTTTTAAATTATAAACCAAATCTTTTGACCATTGAAAGAAATATAGCTTCAAATCGTTATTTTATCATGTGCCAATCTGAGCCTATCAAAGAATTTGCAACTTACGATGAAGCAAGTACGGCTTTGCAAATTTTGAAAAAATATAAAAGCATTATTTTGATGGGACGTTGTGCTTCAAATGAAGAAGAATATGATTTGTGCTATGATGTTCTTTATGAACGTGTTGCAGGACAATCGGAAATAAAGAATGTGAAATTCGAAAGTGTCCATTTTGATAGTTTCCATGTTGATAATTTGCATAACGTAGTTGAAAATAAATGGAAAAGTGATTATGAAGTTGTCTTGGAATTGAATGATTATGCAAAATTTAAGGAGTCGTACCAAAGGATTGCTCTGCCGGTACATAACACTTCGGTCGGTTCTTTGATTGAAGATATTATTGCAAATCATTCGAATTATACGATTGAAAATGGTGGTCGACTTAATTATATCAAGTCCTCATCAAAACGGCAAAGAGATACTCTTTACTGGTTTGATTAA
- a CDS encoding PH domain-containing protein gives MDNELKQLIGEDEQIIYAGKPNKKCFIFESIFNPLLPFALIWGIIDFGFIGASLSSKDEHIGFFLVPFMLLHLMPVWIYLGGALLSFRRYQNTNYIVTDKAIYASGGVFSKHYNSKPFAELSHVDLHRGIFDQWFGVGDVITTSAQANPVTRNGRTTSTNAGISIDSISNYIEVYNIVKKLQQDVYADVMYPNDLRPKANHGYNTKYRG, from the coding sequence ATGGACAACGAACTTAAACAGTTAATTGGCGAAGACGAGCAAATCATATACGCTGGTAAGCCCAACAAAAAGTGCTTCATCTTCGAAAGCATTTTTAATCCGTTGCTTCCGTTTGCATTGATTTGGGGCATTATTGATTTTGGTTTTATTGGTGCTTCGCTTTCTTCCAAAGATGAACATATCGGATTTTTCTTGGTCCCGTTCATGTTGCTCCACTTGATGCCGGTCTGGATTTACCTCGGCGGGGCGCTCTTGTCGTTTAGGCGTTACCAGAATACGAACTATATCGTTACGGACAAGGCTATATATGCGTCTGGAGGTGTTTTCAGCAAACACTACAATTCAAAACCGTTTGCGGAACTTTCGCACGTGGATTTGCACCGCGGCATTTTTGACCAGTGGTTTGGCGTGGGGGATGTTATCACGACTTCGGCTCAGGCGAATCCTGTAACGCGGAACGGAAGGACGACTTCTACGAACGCGGGTATTTCTATCGATAGTATTTCCAATTACATCGAAGTCTACAACATCGTGAAAAAGCTCCAGCAAGATGTGTATGCCGATGTGATGTACCCGAATGATTTGCGCCCCAAGGCAAATCACGGATACAATACAAAGTATCGAGGATAG